The following proteins are co-located in the Streptomyces bottropensis ATCC 25435 genome:
- a CDS encoding SWIM zinc finger family protein: MTQQGVRWTAEQVLALAPDAASRKAGSKLAAAGPWSGTGSSDEGTVWGLCKGSGSKPYQTIIDVADSSGPAYKCGCPSRKFPCKHALGLLLLWAGDAAAVPSGQAPDWAQQWLSGRRTRAAARTTRTGAASGATSADPEAARRRAERRADRITAGATELEQRLTDLFRGGLAAAEQAGYGLWEETAARMVDAQAPGLAARVRELGAIPGSGPGWPARLLEECALLHLLDQGWLRRDRLPDGLAATVGSRVGLTGSPDGSPVRDRWLALAQYDTSDSHSSLTTRRIWLHGIHTDRTALLLSYGAAGRAPELSLPAGLAFEAEVSAYPGAGQLRAALGERFTAPEPAAVRPRGITPSEAAARYGAALRDDPWLDSFPVTLTRVVPLPDGDSWQLADADSDLALPLTPSARARPGLWRLLSLSGGLPVTVFGECGHRGFTPLTAWAEQPAGGEAVALC, from the coding sequence ATGACTCAGCAGGGGGTGCGCTGGACGGCTGAGCAGGTGCTGGCATTGGCACCTGACGCAGCGTCGCGCAAAGCCGGAAGCAAACTCGCCGCGGCAGGGCCGTGGTCGGGTACTGGCAGTTCGGACGAGGGGACGGTGTGGGGACTGTGCAAAGGAAGTGGCAGCAAGCCGTATCAGACGATCATCGACGTGGCGGACTCCTCGGGGCCCGCGTACAAGTGCGGTTGTCCGAGCAGGAAGTTCCCGTGCAAGCATGCGCTGGGGCTGCTCCTGCTCTGGGCGGGCGACGCCGCCGCGGTGCCGTCCGGGCAGGCGCCGGACTGGGCGCAGCAGTGGCTGTCAGGCCGCCGCACGCGCGCAGCGGCGAGGACGACGAGGACGGGCGCGGCATCTGGGGCCACGTCCGCTGACCCCGAGGCGGCGCGCCGCCGAGCGGAGCGGCGCGCCGACCGCATCACCGCGGGCGCGACGGAACTCGAACAGCGACTGACCGACCTGTTCCGCGGCGGCCTGGCCGCCGCGGAACAGGCGGGGTACGGGCTGTGGGAGGAGACGGCGGCCCGCATGGTCGACGCCCAGGCCCCGGGACTCGCGGCGCGGGTGCGGGAGTTGGGCGCGATACCGGGCTCGGGCCCCGGCTGGCCGGCCCGCCTGCTGGAGGAGTGCGCACTGCTTCATCTGCTCGACCAGGGCTGGCTGCGCCGCGATCGTCTGCCGGACGGCCTCGCGGCCACGGTCGGTTCCCGGGTCGGCCTGACCGGCTCGCCGGACGGCTCACCGGTCCGCGATCGCTGGCTCGCCCTCGCGCAGTACGACACGTCCGACTCCCACTCCTCTCTCACCACCCGCCGCATCTGGCTGCACGGCATCCATACGGACCGTACGGCCCTGCTCCTCTCCTACGGAGCCGCCGGTCGCGCGCCTGAGCTGTCGCTTCCGGCCGGGCTGGCGTTCGAGGCCGAGGTGTCGGCGTACCCGGGTGCCGGTCAGCTCCGAGCGGCCCTGGGCGAGCGTTTCACGGCTCCCGAGCCCGCCGCCGTACGACCGCGGGGGATCACTCCGTCCGAGGCGGCGGCCCGTTACGGCGCGGCCCTGCGGGACGATCCCTGGCTGGACTCCTTCCCGGTCACCCTCACCCGCGTCGTCCCCCTCCCGGACGGCGACTCCTGGCAACTGGCCGACGCCGACAGCGACCTTGCCCTCCCTCTCACCCCCTCCGCACGCGCCCGCCCCGGCCTGTGGCGCCTGCTGTCCCTCTCCGGCGGCCTGCCCGTGACCGTCTTCGGCGAGTGCGGCCACCGGGGCTTCACCCCGCTGACGGCGTGGGCGGAGCAACCTGCGGGCGGGGAGGCGGTGGCGCTGTGCTGA
- a CDS encoding ATP-binding protein translates to MPASVGTTTVDPSRNQSAPANTHTGGEVLRAHAEHAFAGELTALAAQDDRPRPARWKLSPWAVATYLLGGTLPDGTVITPKYVGPRRIVEVAVTTLATDRALLLLGVPGTAKTWVSEHLAAAVSGDSTLLVQGTAGTPEEAIRYGWNYAQLLAHGPSRDALVPSPVMRAMSEGMTARVEELTRIPADVQDTLITILSEKTLPIPELGQEAQAVRGFNLIATANDRDRGVNDLSSALRRRFNTVVLPLPESADAEVDIVSRRVEQIGRSLDLPAVPDGVDEIRRVVTVFRELRDGITTDGRTKLKSPSGTLSTAEAISVVTGGLALAAHFGDGVLRACDVAAGILGAVVRDPAADRVVWQEYLEAVVRERDGWTDFYRACREVSA, encoded by the coding sequence ATGCCTGCGTCCGTTGGAACGACCACTGTCGACCCGAGCCGCAACCAGTCCGCGCCCGCGAACACACACACGGGCGGTGAGGTGCTGCGGGCGCATGCCGAGCACGCCTTCGCCGGGGAACTGACCGCGCTGGCAGCGCAGGACGACCGGCCCCGGCCGGCCCGCTGGAAGCTCTCACCGTGGGCCGTCGCCACGTATCTGCTCGGCGGGACGCTCCCGGACGGCACAGTGATCACACCGAAGTACGTCGGACCGCGCCGCATCGTCGAGGTCGCCGTGACCACGCTCGCCACCGACCGCGCCCTGCTCCTGCTCGGCGTGCCCGGCACCGCCAAGACCTGGGTCTCCGAACACCTGGCGGCGGCCGTCAGCGGTGACTCCACGCTGCTCGTGCAGGGCACGGCGGGCACCCCGGAGGAGGCGATCCGCTACGGCTGGAACTACGCGCAGCTGCTCGCCCACGGCCCGAGCCGTGACGCCCTGGTGCCCAGCCCCGTCATGCGGGCCATGTCGGAGGGCATGACGGCCCGCGTGGAGGAGCTGACCCGCATCCCGGCCGACGTCCAGGACACGTTGATCACGATCCTGTCCGAGAAGACGCTGCCGATACCGGAGTTGGGGCAGGAGGCGCAGGCCGTCCGGGGCTTCAACCTCATCGCCACGGCCAACGACCGCGACCGCGGGGTGAACGACCTGTCGAGCGCCCTGCGCCGCCGTTTCAACACCGTGGTGCTGCCCCTGCCGGAGAGCGCAGACGCCGAGGTCGACATCGTCTCGCGCCGCGTCGAACAGATCGGTCGCTCCCTCGACCTGCCGGCCGTGCCCGACGGCGTCGACGAGATCCGCCGTGTCGTCACGGTCTTCCGCGAGCTGCGCGACGGCATCACGACGGACGGCCGTACGAAGCTGAAGTCGCCCAGCGGCACGCTGTCCACCGCCGAGGCGATCTCCGTCGTCACGGGAGGCCTCGCCCTCGCCGCCCACTTCGGCGACGGCGTCCTGCGCGCCTGCGACGTGGCGGCCGGCATCCTCGGCGCCGTCGTCCGCGACCCGGCCGCCGACCGCGTCGTCTGGCAGGAGTACCTGGAGGCCGTCGTCCGCGAACGCGACGGCTGGACCGACTTCTACCGAGCCTGCCGCGAGGTGAGCGCGTGA